In Bacteroides coprosuis DSM 18011, the following are encoded in one genomic region:
- a CDS encoding hypothetical protein (KEGG: bth:BT_0701 hypothetical protein~SPTR: Putative uncharacterized protein;~IMG reference gene:2504106882), whose translation MMNSQDKSLLKEKGISEEQVNNQLRRFDLGFPFLKISQAASVEYGILRLDDTQIQSAIHSWDNYLSNKHRIVKFVPASGAASRMFKDLFAFLEATYDEPTTSFEQSFFKGLKDFSFYTALNRVCEVQLEKSIVQLLDEKRYKDIVKMLLANEGLGYGQLPKGLLLFHKYGNNSRTAFEEHLVEGALYAKEADGVVNIHFTVSEEHQALFEKLKNEVLPKYESLYKVNYNITFSIQKSNTDTIAVDLSNQPFREDGQLLFRPGGHGALIENLNDLSEEVIFIKNIDNVVPDHLKESTVLYKKVIAGVLVSVQEQIFAHLRKLNSGQYTHDEVLDILQFVQQTLCCKNPEVKFLEDSELALYLIKKLNRPIRVCGMVKNVGEPGGGPFLAYNPDGTISPQILESSQIDMSNDKYVNMFNNGTHFNPVDLVCGVFDFEGEKFHLPQFIDAETGFISKKSKNGRELKALELPGLWNGAMSDWNTLFVEVPLKTFNPVKTVNDLLRVEHQ comes from the coding sequence ATGATGAATTCTCAAGATAAATCACTTCTTAAAGAAAAAGGGATTAGCGAAGAACAAGTCAATAATCAGCTACGTCGTTTTGATTTAGGCTTTCCTTTTCTGAAAATTAGTCAAGCTGCTTCTGTAGAATATGGTATTTTACGATTGGACGATACTCAAATACAATCTGCCATTCATTCTTGGGATAATTACTTATCCAATAAACATAGAATAGTAAAGTTTGTTCCAGCATCGGGTGCAGCGAGTAGAATGTTTAAAGATTTGTTTGCTTTCTTAGAAGCTACATACGATGAACCAACAACTTCTTTTGAACAATCCTTTTTTAAGGGATTAAAAGATTTTTCTTTTTATACAGCTTTAAATAGAGTCTGTGAAGTTCAATTAGAAAAGTCTATAGTTCAATTATTAGATGAAAAAAGATATAAAGACATTGTTAAGATGCTTTTGGCTAATGAAGGGTTGGGGTATGGACAATTGCCTAAAGGTTTGTTGTTGTTCCATAAATATGGAAATAATAGTCGTACTGCCTTTGAAGAACATTTGGTTGAAGGAGCTTTATATGCAAAAGAAGCGGATGGCGTAGTCAATATTCATTTCACCGTTTCTGAAGAGCATCAAGCTCTTTTTGAAAAGCTAAAAAACGAAGTATTACCCAAATATGAATCATTATATAAGGTCAACTATAATATTACTTTTTCTATACAGAAATCCAATACCGATACAATTGCTGTAGATTTATCCAATCAGCCTTTTAGAGAGGATGGACAGTTGTTGTTCAGACCAGGTGGGCATGGTGCATTAATCGAAAACCTAAATGATTTGTCGGAGGAGGTAATCTTTATAAAGAACATAGACAATGTGGTTCCCGATCACTTGAAAGAGTCGACTGTACTTTATAAGAAAGTAATAGCTGGTGTGTTGGTAAGTGTTCAAGAGCAAATCTTTGCACACTTAAGAAAACTGAATAGTGGTCAATATACGCATGATGAGGTTTTAGATATCTTGCAGTTTGTACAACAGACACTCTGCTGCAAAAACCCAGAAGTTAAATTTTTAGAGGATTCAGAATTAGCTCTCTATTTAATCAAAAAATTGAATAGACCCATTCGTGTATGTGGTATGGTTAAAAATGTAGGTGAGCCAGGGGGCGGACCTTTTTTAGCCTATAATCCAGATGGTACAATCTCACCTCAAATATTAGAAAGCTCTCAGATTGATATGAGTAATGATAAATATGTTAATATGTTTAACAATGGCACCCACTTCAATCCTGTTGATTTGGTGTGTGGAGTTTTCGACTTCGAAGGAGAAAAGTTTCATCTGCCACAATTTATTGATGCCGAAACAGGCTTCATATCTAAAAAATCTAAAAATGGAAGAGAGTTGAAAGCATTAGAACTTCCAGGTCTATGGAATGGAGCAATGAGTGATTGGAATACCTTATTTGTTGAGGTTCCACTGAAAACTTTCAATCCAGTTAAAACAGTGAATGATTTACTACGAGTAGAACATCAGTAA
- a CDS encoding ATP synthase subunit beta (COGs: COG0055 F0F1-type ATP synthase beta subunit~HAMAP: ATPase, F1 complex, beta subunit~InterProIPR005722:IPR003593:IPR004100:IPR000194:IPR 000793~KEGG: bfs:BF2227 F0F1 ATP synthase subunit beta~PFAM: ATPase, alpha/beta subunit, nucleotide-binding domain; ATPase, F1/V1/A1 complex, alpha/beta subunit, N-terminal; ATPase, F1/V1/A1 complex, alpha/beta subunit, C-terminal~SMART: ATPase, AAA+ type, core~SPTR: ATP synthase subunit beta;~TIGRFAM: ATPase, F1 complex, beta subunit~IMG reference gene:2504106883~PFAM: ATP synthase alpha/beta family, beta-barrel domain; ATP synthase alpha/beta chain, C terminal domain; ATP synthase alpha/beta family, nucleotide-binding domain~TIGRFAM: ATP synthase, F1 beta subunit): MSELIGHISQVIGPVVDVYFSMEESDATLPSIHDALEIKRSDGKTLIVEVQQHIGENTVRTVAMDSTDGLQRGLRARCTGQPITMPVGPQIKGRLMNVVGESIDGLSSLDREDAYPIHRDPPKFEDLTTVQEVLFTGIKVIDLLEPYSKGGKIGLFGGAGVGKTVLIMELINNIAKRLNGFSVFAGVGERTREGNDLLREMIESGVIRYGDEFKKSMEAGHWDLSKVDYDEVAKSQATLVFGQMNEPPGARSSVALSGLTVAESFRDMAAQTGSKDILFFIDNIFRFTQAGSEVSALLGRMPSAVGYQPTLASEMGAMQERIASTRNGSITSVQAVYVPADDLTDPAPATTFTHLDATTVLSRKITEMGIYPAVDPLESSSRILDPHIVGKAHYETAQRVSQILQRNKELQDIISILGMDELSDDDKLLVNRARKVQRFLSQPFTVAEQFTGVPGEIVSIEDTIKGFNMILDGEVDNLPESAFLNVGTIEQAIAKGEKLLEEAKSE, translated from the coding sequence ATGTCGGAATTAATTGGACACATTTCCCAGGTCATTGGACCTGTTGTTGACGTATATTTTAGCATGGAAGAGTCTGACGCTACTTTGCCCAGCATCCATGACGCTTTGGAAATAAAGCGTTCGGATGGAAAGACTTTGATTGTGGAAGTACAACAACATATCGGAGAAAATACTGTAAGAACAGTAGCCATGGATAGTACAGATGGATTGCAACGTGGATTGCGTGCAAGATGTACGGGTCAGCCTATAACAATGCCTGTTGGTCCTCAAATTAAAGGTAGACTGATGAATGTAGTGGGGGAATCAATTGATGGTCTTAGCTCTTTAGATAGAGAAGATGCATACCCTATTCATCGTGATCCACCTAAGTTTGAGGATTTAACGACAGTTCAAGAAGTGCTTTTTACAGGAATTAAGGTTATTGATTTGCTCGAGCCTTATTCTAAAGGTGGTAAGATTGGACTTTTTGGAGGAGCTGGTGTTGGTAAGACTGTATTGATTATGGAACTTATCAATAATATTGCTAAGCGACTCAATGGTTTTTCTGTTTTTGCTGGTGTTGGTGAGCGTACTCGTGAAGGTAACGATTTATTACGCGAGATGATTGAGTCTGGTGTAATCCGTTATGGTGATGAATTTAAAAAGAGTATGGAAGCGGGTCACTGGGATTTATCTAAAGTGGATTATGATGAAGTAGCAAAATCTCAAGCAACCTTGGTGTTTGGTCAGATGAATGAACCTCCTGGGGCTCGTTCTTCAGTAGCATTATCTGGCTTAACTGTTGCAGAATCCTTTAGAGATATGGCTGCACAAACAGGCTCGAAAGATATTCTATTCTTTATTGATAACATATTCCGTTTTACACAAGCGGGTTCGGAGGTATCAGCCCTTTTAGGACGTATGCCATCGGCTGTAGGTTACCAACCTACATTAGCGAGTGAAATGGGTGCTATGCAAGAGCGTATTGCGTCAACTCGTAATGGTTCTATTACTTCTGTACAAGCAGTATATGTACCTGCCGATGACTTAACAGACCCTGCTCCAGCAACTACATTTACTCACTTGGATGCAACGACGGTACTAAGTAGAAAGATTACTGAAATGGGTATTTATCCAGCTGTAGATCCTCTTGAATCTTCGTCACGTATTCTTGATCCACATATAGTGGGTAAGGCTCACTACGAAACGGCACAACGTGTATCACAAATTCTTCAGAGAAATAAAGAATTACAAGATATCATCTCTATTTTAGGAATGGATGAGTTATCTGATGATGATAAATTACTTGTCAATAGAGCTCGTAAAGTTCAGCGTTTCTTATCCCAACCTTTTACTGTAGCAGAACAGTTTACAGGTGTACCCGGTGAAATTGTTTCAATAGAAGACACCATTAAAGGTTTTAATATGATATTGGATGGTGAAGTAGATAATTTGCCAGAATCAGCATTCTTGAACGTGGGTACTATTGAACAAGCTATTGCTAAAGGTGAGAAATTATTAGAAGAAGCTAAATCTGAATAG
- a CDS encoding ATPase, F1 complex, delta/epsilon subunit (COGs: COG0355 F0F1-type ATP synthase epsilon subunit (mitochondrial delta subunit)~InterPro IPR020546~KEGG: bfs:BF2228 ATP synthase subunit epsilon~PFAM: ATPase, F1 complex, delta/epsilon subunit, N-terminal~SPTR: ATP synthase epsilon chain;~IMG reference gene:2504106884~PFAM: ATP synthase, Delta/Epsilon chain, beta-sandwich domain~TIGRFAM: ATP synthase, F1 epsilon subunit (delta in mitochondria)) yields the protein MMKLSIVSPERELFKGEIKEINLPGTKGKFTILTNHAPLVSSLEKGEVHYTTIEGIEYSLEIEEGFIEVSNNVVSVCVS from the coding sequence ATGATGAAATTAAGTATTGTCTCTCCTGAAAGGGAACTTTTTAAGGGCGAAATTAAAGAAATAAATTTGCCAGGAACCAAAGGTAAGTTTACAATACTTACAAACCATGCTCCCTTAGTTTCTTCTTTAGAGAAGGGAGAAGTTCATTATACTACGATAGAGGGTATAGAATACTCTTTGGAAATAGAAGAGGGCTTTATAGAGGTAAGTAATAATGTTGTATCTGTATGTGTCTCTTAA
- a CDS encoding hypothetical protein (KEGG: bvu:BVU_2995 hypothetical protein~SPTR: Putative uncharacterized protein;~IMG reference gene:2504106885), with protein MKLELILKLLVFSVVVSLGGWFLLPQFVESYNPYLFFAVPAFLTVYQIIVISFIDYFFSDDVQKTTQFLFGTKVFKVLLSIAFVLTCYFVVGLNTVFLVIFLLYYMIYIFFDSWMYMRCNREHKRKLDQHE; from the coding sequence ATGAAGTTAGAATTGATTTTAAAACTGTTAGTCTTTTCTGTTGTGGTATCTTTAGGAGGGTGGTTCTTATTACCTCAATTTGTTGAAAGTTATAATCCCTACCTCTTCTTTGCAGTACCCGCTTTTCTAACTGTTTATCAAATAATAGTAATCTCTTTTATTGATTACTTTTTTTCCGATGATGTACAAAAAACGACTCAATTCTTATTTGGAACGAAAGTTTTTAAGGTATTACTTTCAATAGCTTTTGTATTGACATGCTACTTTGTAGTAGGATTGAATACCGTTTTTTTGGTCATCTTCCTTCTTTACTATATGATATATATATTCTTTGATAGTTGGATGTATATGAGATGTAACAGAGAACATAAAAGAAAATTAGATCAACATGAATAA
- a CDS encoding ATP synthase subunit a (COGs: COG0356 F0F1-type ATP synthase subunit a~HAMAP: ATPase, F0 complex, subunit A~InterPro IPR000568~KEGG: bth:BT_0714 ATP synthase A subunit~PFAM: ATPase, F0 complex, subunit A~SPTR: ATP synthase subunit a;~TIGRFAM: ATPase, F0 complex, subunit A~IMG reference gene:2504106886~PFAM: ATP synthase A chain~TIGRFAM: ATP synthase subunit 6 (eukaryotes),also subunit A (prokaryotes)) produces MNKLNRYRTNLWRILTLCLLLIPFSVASAQEEVSPESDLDMGEIVFGHMGDSYEWHILSWAEGKDLTLHLPIIVYSQEKGWNVFSSSRLLENQTYNGFHIAPKGAPHEGKVVEEGGDRPILDLSLTKVALALIFNSIVLGVIIMSVARWYKKRDFRDGAPGGFIGFMEMFIMMIYDDVIKDSIPNNAKKFAPYLLTVFFFIFLNNIISLIPIFPGGVSVTGNIAITFFLAICTFIAVNVFGTKHYWKEVFWPDVPVALKFPVPLMPLIEFMGLLTKPFALMIRLFANMMAGHVAILIFVCLIFIGAKMGPALQGGLSVISILFTLFMNLLEILVAFIQAYVFTLLSAVFIGLAQEGSEKKKSVK; encoded by the coding sequence ATGAATAAGTTAAATAGATACAGGACAAACCTATGGAGAATCTTGACATTATGTCTTCTTCTGATTCCCTTCTCTGTAGCTTCGGCTCAAGAAGAAGTTAGTCCTGAGTCCGACCTAGATATGGGCGAAATCGTCTTTGGTCATATGGGAGATTCCTACGAATGGCATATTCTATCTTGGGCAGAGGGTAAAGATTTAACCTTACATTTACCCATCATAGTATATAGTCAGGAGAAGGGTTGGAATGTTTTTAGCTCTTCGAGGTTGTTAGAAAATCAAACATACAATGGATTTCATATTGCTCCAAAAGGAGCACCTCATGAAGGTAAAGTTGTTGAAGAGGGAGGGGATAGGCCTATTCTAGACTTGTCATTGACAAAAGTAGCGTTGGCTTTAATATTCAATAGTATTGTTTTGGGAGTCATTATTATGTCTGTAGCTCGTTGGTATAAAAAACGAGACTTTAGAGATGGAGCTCCTGGAGGGTTTATTGGATTTATGGAGATGTTTATTATGATGATTTATGATGATGTCATTAAAGATAGCATCCCCAATAATGCTAAGAAATTTGCCCCTTATCTGCTAACGGTATTTTTCTTTATCTTTCTAAATAATATAATAAGTTTAATACCCATATTCCCTGGTGGAGTAAGTGTTACGGGTAATATTGCTATCACATTCTTTTTGGCTATTTGTACGTTTATTGCCGTTAATGTATTTGGAACTAAGCATTATTGGAAAGAGGTGTTTTGGCCAGATGTACCTGTGGCTTTAAAATTTCCAGTACCCTTAATGCCTCTTATTGAGTTTATGGGGCTTTTGACTAAACCATTTGCTTTAATGATTCGTCTTTTTGCCAATATGATGGCAGGACACGTAGCTATACTCATATTTGTATGCTTAATATTTATTGGAGCTAAAATGGGACCTGCATTGCAGGGAGGGTTAAGTGTAATCTCTATTTTGTTTACACTGTTTATGAACTTACTAGAAATTTTGGTAGCCTTTATTCAAGCTTATGTATTTACACTCCTTTCAGCTGTATTTATAGGATTGGCTCAAGAAGGTAGTGAAAAGAAAAAATCAGTAAAATAG
- a CDS encoding ATP synthase subunit c (HAMAP: ATPase, F0 complex, subunit C~InterPro IPR000454:IPR002379:IPR005953~KEGG: bfs:BF2231 ATP synthase C chain~PFAM: ATPase, F0/V0 complex, subunit C~SPTR: Predicted protein;~TIGRFAM: ATPase, F0 complex, subunit C, bacterial/chloroplast~IMG reference gene:2504106887~PFAM: ATP synthase subunit C~TIGRFAM: ATP synthase, F0 subunit c): MLLPVLLEAAAVSVGISKFGAAIGAGLAVIGAGVGISKIGGSAMEAIARQPEAAGTIRTSMIIAAGLVEGVALFALIICFLISL; this comes from the coding sequence ATGTTATTACCAGTATTATTAGAAGCAGCAGCTGTATCAGTTGGAATCAGCAAGTTTGGTGCAGCAATAGGCGCAGGTTTAGCTGTAATAGGTGCAGGTGTAGGGATTAGTAAAATCGGGGGTTCAGCTATGGAAGCTATCGCTCGTCAACCAGAAGCAGCTGGTACAATTCGTACAAGTATGATTATTGCTGCTGGTCTTGTAGAAGGTGTTGCACTTTTTGCATTGATTATTTGTTTCTTAATCTCTTTATAA
- a CDS encoding ATP synthase subunit b (COGs: COG0711 F0F1-type ATP synthase subunit b~HAMAP: ATPase, F0 complex, subunit B/B', bacterial/chloroplast~InterPro IPR002146:IPR005864~KEGG: bfs:BF2232 putative ATP synthase B chain~PFAM: ATPase, F0 complex, subunit B/B', bacterial/chloroplast~SPTR: Putative uncharacterized protein;~TIGRFAM: ATPase, F0 complex, subunit B, bacterial~IMG reference gene:2504106888~PFAM: ATP synthase B/B' CF(0)~TIGRFAM: ATP synthase, F0 subunit b): MSLLQPEVGLLFWMLLSFGIVFWILAKYGFPVIIDMVEGRKKYIDESLKVAKEANEKLASLKEEASRIVAEANREQGRILRQAQEEKNSIIYEARGEARKLAQKELDDMKIQIQKEKEEAIRSIRKQVAVLSVDIAEKVIRKNLDEENQQMDMIDRMLDEILAHK; encoded by the coding sequence ATGTCACTATTACAGCCAGAAGTAGGACTTCTGTTCTGGATGCTCCTTTCATTTGGAATAGTGTTTTGGATACTCGCCAAGTATGGTTTTCCCGTAATCATTGATATGGTTGAAGGACGAAAAAAATACATTGACGAGTCTCTCAAAGTAGCTAAAGAAGCCAATGAAAAGTTAGCTTCCTTGAAAGAAGAAGCCTCACGAATAGTTGCTGAGGCTAACCGAGAACAAGGTCGAATCCTTCGTCAGGCACAAGAAGAGAAGAATAGCATCATTTATGAAGCTCGTGGTGAAGCCAGAAAATTGGCTCAAAAAGAGCTGGATGATATGAAAATTCAGATTCAAAAAGAAAAAGAAGAAGCTATTCGTTCTATCAGAAAACAAGTGGCTGTTCTTTCTGTGGATATTGCTGAAAAAGTAATTAGAAAGAATTTGGATGAAGAGAACCAACAAATGGATATGATCGATCGAATGTTAGATGAAATTTTAGCTCATAAATAG
- a CDS encoding ATP synthase subunit delta (COGs: COG0712 F0F1-type ATP synthase delta subunit (mitochondrial oligomycin sensitivity protein)~HAMAP: ATPase, F1 complex, OSCP/delta subunit~InterPro IPR000711~KEGG: bth:BT_0717 F0F1 ATP synthase subunit delta~PFAM: ATPase, F1 complex, OSCP/delta subunit~SPTR: ATP synthase F1, delta subunit;~TIGRFAM: ATPase, F1 complex, OSCP/delta subunit~IMG reference gene:2504106889~PFAM: ATP synthase delta (OSCP) subunit~TIGRFAM: ATP synthase, F1 delta subunit) has product MEAGAISMRYAKALMNFALDAQKEDLIYQSAYILSESLISQPRLKQVLVSPILPVKEKRTLMITASGGEENVCPEFKRFIDLVLQERRESYLQFMMMMYLDLYRKHKHIGTATLITAVPVDQAIEDRIKETASHLLHAKMELSTAVDSSIEGGFIFDIDGYRLDASIATQLKRVKKQFIDKNRRIV; this is encoded by the coding sequence ATGGAGGCAGGTGCAATATCAATGCGTTATGCAAAAGCATTAATGAACTTTGCTCTTGATGCACAAAAAGAAGATTTAATTTATCAATCAGCATATATCTTGTCTGAGAGCTTAATCAGTCAACCTCGTTTAAAGCAAGTATTGGTCAGCCCGATACTTCCCGTAAAGGAAAAGCGAACATTGATGATTACAGCTTCTGGAGGAGAGGAAAATGTATGTCCTGAATTTAAACGCTTTATCGATTTAGTACTTCAAGAGCGTCGTGAAAGTTATCTTCAATTTATGATGATGATGTATCTCGATCTATATCGCAAGCATAAACATATAGGAACTGCCACACTAATTACTGCTGTCCCTGTAGATCAGGCCATAGAAGATAGAATTAAAGAAACAGCCTCACATTTACTTCACGCAAAAATGGAGTTGAGTACAGCTGTTGATTCAAGTATTGAAGGTGGCTTTATCTTTGATATTGATGGATATAGACTTGATGCTAGTATAGCTACCCAATTAAAAAGGGTAAAGAAACAGTTTATTGATAAGAATAGAAGAATTGTATAA
- a CDS encoding ATP synthase subunit alpha (COGs: COG0056 F0F1-type ATP synthase alpha subunit~HAMAP: ATPase, F1 complex, alpha subunit~InterPro IPR005294:IPR004100:IPR000194:IPR000793~KEGG: bfs:BF2234 F0F1 ATP synthase subunit alpha~PFAM: ATPase, alpha/beta subunit, nucleotide-binding domain; ATPase, F1/V1/A1 complex, alpha/beta subunit, N-terminal; ATPase, F1/V1/A1 complex, alpha/beta subunit, C-terminal~SPTR: Putative uncharacterized protein;~TIGRFAM: ATPase, F1 complex, alpha subunit~IMG reference gene:2504106890~PFAM: ATP synthase alpha/beta family, beta-barrel domain; ATP synthase alpha/beta family, nucleotide-binding domain; ATP synthase alpha/beta chain, C terminal domain~TIGRFAM: proton translocating ATP synthase, F1 alpha subunit), giving the protein MSDNIRVSEVSEILQRQLEGIDTKVQLDEIGTILQVSDGVVRIYGLKNAEANELLELENGIKAIVMNLEEDNVGAVLLGPTDKVKEGDIIKRTKRIAAISVGENMLGRVIDPLGQPLDGKGAIGGDLCRMPLERKAPGVIFRQPVSEPLQTGIKAVDAMIPIGRGQRELIIGDRQTGKTAIALDAIINQRTNYEEGKPVYCIYVAIGQKASTVASIVETLAKNKAMEYTIVVAATAGEPAALQYFAAFAGAAIGEYFRDTGKHALVVYDDLSKQAVAYREVSLILRRPSGREAYPGDIFYLHSRLLERAAKIISQQEVAEKMNDLPESLKGKVKGGGSLTALPIIETQAGDVSAYIPTNVISITDGQIFLDTDLFNQGNRPAINVGISVSRVGGNAQIKSMKKVAGTLKIDQAQYRELEAFSKFSGDMDPVTAMTLDKGKKNTQLLIQPQYEPVPVEKQIAILYCGIQGLLRKVPLEKVDEFEENYLNAMERNHREDVLDKLKEGIIDDTMRAKMEETAKMVANQFIA; this is encoded by the coding sequence ATGTCTGATAATATAAGAGTTAGTGAAGTATCGGAAATCCTTCAGAGACAATTGGAGGGAATTGATACCAAAGTTCAGCTTGATGAAATAGGTACTATACTACAAGTTAGTGATGGTGTGGTGCGTATTTATGGTCTTAAAAATGCTGAAGCTAACGAGCTTCTAGAGTTGGAAAATGGTATAAAAGCCATTGTGATGAACTTGGAAGAAGATAATGTGGGTGCTGTATTATTAGGGCCTACAGATAAGGTGAAAGAAGGTGATATCATAAAAAGAACCAAGCGTATTGCTGCTATTTCGGTAGGAGAAAATATGTTGGGAAGAGTGATTGACCCTCTCGGTCAACCTTTGGATGGAAAAGGTGCAATAGGTGGTGATCTTTGTAGAATGCCCTTGGAGCGTAAAGCTCCTGGAGTTATTTTTAGACAACCTGTAAGTGAACCTCTTCAAACAGGGATTAAGGCTGTAGATGCTATGATTCCTATTGGTAGAGGTCAGCGCGAACTTATAATTGGCGACCGTCAGACAGGTAAAACTGCTATTGCTTTGGATGCAATTATAAATCAACGCACCAATTATGAAGAAGGTAAACCGGTTTATTGTATCTATGTAGCAATTGGTCAGAAAGCTTCTACTGTAGCTTCTATTGTAGAAACGTTGGCTAAAAATAAAGCTATGGAATATACAATCGTAGTAGCTGCTACTGCTGGTGAGCCTGCTGCATTGCAGTATTTCGCAGCTTTTGCAGGTGCTGCTATTGGGGAGTATTTCCGTGATACAGGTAAGCATGCTTTAGTAGTCTATGATGACCTTTCAAAACAAGCTGTAGCTTATCGTGAAGTGTCGTTAATCCTTCGTCGTCCTTCTGGCCGTGAAGCTTATCCAGGTGATATATTTTACTTACACTCTCGTTTGCTTGAGCGTGCAGCTAAGATAATTAGTCAACAGGAAGTAGCTGAGAAGATGAATGATTTACCCGAAAGCTTGAAAGGAAAAGTAAAAGGAGGTGGTTCTCTAACTGCTCTTCCTATTATTGAAACTCAAGCAGGGGACGTATCTGCTTATATTCCTACCAATGTGATTTCAATTACAGACGGTCAGATATTCTTGGATACTGATTTATTTAATCAAGGTAATCGTCCTGCAATTAATGTAGGTATTTCTGTGTCGCGTGTAGGAGGTAATGCTCAGATAAAGTCTATGAAAAAAGTTGCTGGTACTTTGAAAATAGACCAAGCTCAATATCGGGAACTAGAAGCTTTCTCAAAGTTTAGTGGAGATATGGATCCAGTAACTGCAATGACTTTGGATAAAGGTAAAAAGAACACTCAATTGTTGATACAACCTCAATATGAACCTGTACCTGTTGAAAAACAGATAGCAATACTTTATTGTGGTATTCAAGGATTATTGCGAAAGGTTCCGTTGGAAAAAGTAGATGAGTTTGAAGAAAATTATCTAAATGCAATGGAAAGAAATCATCGAGAAGATGTTTTAGATAAGCTAAAAGAAGGTATAATTGATGATACAATGAGGGCTAAAATGGAAGAAACAGCCAAAATGGTTGCTAATCAATTTATAGCATAA